Proteins encoded in a region of the Mycolicibacterium neoaurum genome:
- a CDS encoding LLM class flavin-dependent oxidoreductase, whose amino-acid sequence MRLSVLDLVPVRTDQSTADAVAATVQVAQTADRLGFTRYWVAEHHNMPAVAATSPPVLLAYLANQTERIRLGSGGVMLPNHAPLAVAEQFALLEAMAPGRVDLGIGRAPGSDPVTSMALRGPRAANDEDIERFPEYLDHVAALMSTGGARVGLSRGMLAQQDYTLKATPAAVGECTLWLLGSSMYSAHLAAAKGLPYVFANHFSGQGTAEALATYRAEFRPSPELSAPRTFLTVNASVADTAEEAHRLLLPNLQMMGRLRTGRPLGPLDLVEDAEATSVSAQEQLIIDSSVARTVVGDPAGAADQMRALAAEFDVDEVMVNPVASAFAGTAAGTAPARERTLELLAKELL is encoded by the coding sequence ATGCGTCTATCTGTCCTGGACCTCGTACCTGTCCGCACCGATCAGAGCACCGCCGACGCGGTGGCGGCGACCGTGCAGGTCGCGCAGACCGCCGACCGGTTGGGCTTCACCCGTTACTGGGTGGCCGAACACCACAACATGCCTGCCGTGGCGGCGACCAGCCCGCCGGTGCTGCTGGCCTATCTGGCCAACCAGACCGAGCGGATCCGGCTCGGCTCTGGTGGGGTGATGTTGCCCAACCATGCGCCGCTGGCGGTCGCCGAACAGTTCGCCCTGCTGGAGGCGATGGCCCCCGGCCGTGTCGACCTGGGTATCGGCCGGGCGCCGGGATCCGATCCGGTGACGTCGATGGCGCTGCGCGGGCCGCGTGCCGCCAACGACGAGGACATCGAGCGGTTTCCCGAGTACCTCGACCATGTCGCGGCCCTGATGAGCACCGGTGGTGCGCGGGTGGGACTGTCGCGGGGGATGCTGGCCCAGCAGGACTACACCCTCAAGGCGACGCCGGCGGCGGTGGGCGAGTGCACGTTGTGGCTGCTGGGATCCTCGATGTACTCGGCGCATCTGGCCGCCGCCAAGGGCCTGCCGTACGTATTCGCCAACCACTTCTCCGGACAGGGCACTGCCGAGGCGCTGGCCACCTATCGTGCCGAATTCCGGCCCAGCCCTGAGCTTTCCGCGCCGCGGACCTTCCTGACCGTCAATGCGTCGGTGGCCGACACCGCTGAGGAGGCGCACCGGTTGTTGCTGCCGAATCTGCAGATGATGGGCCGGTTGCGCACCGGTCGTCCGCTCGGGCCGCTGGATCTGGTGGAGGACGCCGAAGCCACCTCGGTATCGGCGCAGGAGCAGTTGATCATCGACTCGTCGGTGGCGCGCACCGTCGTCGGTGATCCCGCCGGCGCGGCCGATCAGATGCGGGCGCTGGCAGCGGAATTCGACGTCGACGAGGTGATGGTGAATCCCGTCGCCTCGGCATTCGCCGGCACCGCGGCAGGCACGGCGCCGGCCCGCGAGCGCACGTTGGAGCTGCTGGCCAAGGAGCTGCTCTAG
- a CDS encoding uracil-DNA glycosylase, whose amino-acid sequence MPGTEQKLPHPRTGQPFSSPVPPGSGWPGDPAKRSTPVALDAADVEVLAAGARSLPVLDAEVSVCRACPRLVTWREDVAVQKRRAFADQPYWGRPIPGWGARRPRVLIVGLAPAAHGANRTGRVFTGDRSGDQLFAALFRAGLVSAGVSVDAADGLSSEVVRIVAPVRCAPPANKPTPDERTTCAPWLTAEWQRVRPSVRVVVALGGFAWQVAAGLVADELAAGPKPVFGHGVQAPLTSGAVLLGCYHPSQQNMFTGRLTPAMLDDVFTTAAELAGNETRPRRR is encoded by the coding sequence GTGCCTGGAACAGAGCAGAAACTCCCGCATCCGCGCACCGGGCAACCCTTCTCCTCGCCGGTGCCCCCCGGCTCGGGCTGGCCGGGGGATCCCGCCAAGCGCAGCACACCGGTGGCTCTCGACGCAGCCGATGTCGAGGTGCTCGCCGCCGGGGCGCGTTCACTACCGGTGCTGGACGCCGAGGTCAGTGTCTGCCGGGCATGTCCACGCCTGGTCACGTGGCGAGAGGACGTCGCGGTGCAGAAGCGGCGCGCGTTCGCCGACCAGCCGTACTGGGGCAGGCCGATCCCCGGTTGGGGTGCGCGCCGCCCGCGGGTGCTGATCGTCGGATTGGCCCCGGCCGCACACGGCGCCAATCGCACCGGCCGGGTCTTCACCGGGGACCGCTCCGGCGATCAGCTCTTCGCCGCGTTGTTCCGCGCCGGACTGGTCAGCGCCGGGGTCAGCGTCGACGCCGCCGATGGGCTGAGCAGCGAGGTGGTCCGGATCGTCGCGCCGGTGCGCTGCGCGCCCCCGGCCAACAAGCCGACCCCGGACGAGCGGACCACATGTGCGCCGTGGCTCACGGCCGAATGGCAGCGGGTCAGACCATCGGTGCGGGTGGTGGTGGCTCTCGGCGGATTCGCCTGGCAGGTGGCGGCCGGATTGGTGGCCGACGAGCTCGCCGCGGGGCCGAAGCCGGTGTTCGGCCACGGTGTGCAGGCGCCATTGACCTCCGGCGCGGTGCTGTTGGGCTGTTATCACCCCAGCCAACAGAACATGTTCACCGGCCGGCTCACGCCGGCGATGCTCGACGATGTCTTCACCACCGCGGCCGAGCTCGCCGGGAACGAAACCCGACCGCGGCGACGTTGA
- a CDS encoding MFS transporter yields MQTRSRGPAYLILFAACAAGAGNGISMVAFPWLVLQRNGSAWEASLVAMAGTLPLLASTVIAGAAVDYIGRRRVSMISDALSGLSVAAVPVISLLFGVDAVNVAVLATLAALGAAFDPAGMTARETMLPEAATRARWTLDHANGVYEAVFNLAYIVGPGIGGMLIATIGGIETMWVTAAAFGASILAISVLRLDGVGPPDRSELPEQVWAGVLEGLRFVWNLKVLRTLALIDLAVTGLYMPMEAVLFPKYFTDRNEPAHLGWVLMALSIGGLVGALSYAVLSKYMKRRTTMLIAVITLGVAMTIIAFLPPLPLILGLSVIVGFVYGPIQPIYNYVMQTNAPTHLRGRVVGVMGSLAYAAGPLGLLLAGPLADSAGLHATFLALSIPMLLIGLVAIGLPTLRDLDRDRGVDR; encoded by the coding sequence ATGCAGACCCGCAGCCGAGGCCCGGCGTACCTCATCCTGTTCGCCGCATGCGCGGCCGGTGCGGGCAACGGCATCTCCATGGTCGCGTTCCCGTGGCTGGTGTTGCAGCGCAACGGCTCGGCCTGGGAGGCATCACTGGTCGCGATGGCCGGGACCCTGCCACTGCTGGCCTCGACGGTCATCGCGGGTGCGGCGGTGGACTACATCGGCCGCCGCCGGGTCTCGATGATCTCCGATGCGCTGTCGGGGCTGTCGGTGGCCGCCGTACCGGTGATCTCATTGTTGTTCGGGGTGGACGCGGTCAACGTCGCGGTGCTGGCCACGCTCGCGGCGCTCGGCGCGGCCTTCGACCCGGCGGGGATGACCGCCCGCGAGACCATGTTGCCCGAGGCCGCGACCCGCGCCCGGTGGACCCTTGATCATGCTAACGGTGTCTACGAGGCGGTCTTCAACCTGGCCTACATCGTGGGCCCCGGCATCGGCGGCATGCTGATCGCCACCATCGGCGGTATCGAGACGATGTGGGTGACCGCGGCCGCGTTCGGCGCGTCGATCCTGGCCATCTCGGTGCTACGTCTCGACGGCGTCGGGCCGCCGGATCGGTCCGAGTTGCCCGAACAGGTCTGGGCCGGCGTGCTCGAGGGCCTGCGGTTCGTCTGGAACCTCAAGGTGTTGCGCACCCTGGCGCTGATCGACCTCGCGGTGACCGGCCTGTACATGCCCATGGAAGCGGTGCTGTTCCCGAAGTACTTCACCGACCGCAACGAGCCCGCCCACCTGGGCTGGGTGCTGATGGCACTGTCGATCGGTGGCCTGGTCGGCGCGCTCAGTTATGCGGTGCTGTCGAAGTACATGAAGCGGCGCACCACCATGCTGATCGCCGTCATCACCCTGGGCGTGGCCATGACGATCATCGCGTTCCTGCCACCGCTGCCATTGATCCTCGGGCTCTCGGTGATCGTCGGCTTCGTCTACGGACCGATCCAACCGATCTACAACTACGTCATGCAGACCAATGCGCCGACCCATCTGCGGGGCCGGGTGGTCGGGGTGATGGGTTCGCTGGCTTACGCCGCAGGACCGCTGGGGTTGTTGCTGGCGGGTCCGCTGGCCGATTCCGCGGGGCTGCACGCCACCTTCCTCGCGCTGTCGATACCGATGTTGCTGATCGGTCTGGTGGCCATCGGGTTGCCCACGCTGCGCGACCTCGACCGCGACCGGGGCGTCGACCGGTAG
- a CDS encoding ATP-binding protein — MRLKWPLVGRAAEIQTIRQAVTSPELRGIVVSGPAGVGKSRLTRDALNGSSARWIVGTTAARTLPLGAFAAWAPDPDGDRLQLVRGVIDAVTATATGAPAVIGVDDAHLLDDLSAFVLHQIVQRGTGRVALTVRDGEPVPDTVREIWKDHPFDRLELRPLRQPDSSALLTAVLDGPVDEFAAQRLWDLTQGNALYLRNIVEHELAEGRLVFRDDRWQWLGRPVLPTGLVELIESRFRDLEPSVGEAIDALAVAEPLDLAVLQRVTSVDAVEAANVRELVVLQDTAEGVQARIAHPLYGELRRNRCPAATLRRLRGRIATELTTRNQADDLRATVRRATLLIDSDLAPDPDLLVRATRGAIRLADLALAERLAAAAQQAGAGPEATYLRAHALSWLFRGQEAEDILAALDTAALSDTERAGFAHLRASNLLWALHRPDEAKAHTDTVAADLDAAGRQWLDAFRTVYWFAMDRPDDAERVAASVDLDSLPEALRGETAWALATIAADAGRTTSACELVALGYRTAVHGAFDTPHIRFNLADSELTALMLAGRIEDAGQVAERVASEATDLPGTAHSLGPAIAARAALAHGDITGATALFRQIATVMAGHEKGWGFRYGIAHATALAMRGAADDAEAILDRLDALDRPFRPLRYERAVARAWVAAARGWISQATAALSTAAHEAGAEHRFAAEVWCRQLATQFGDRGHVDRLTELCHLVEGPRADLAARFATALRAGDAAELCAVSEEFEKIGDRVAALDAAAHAATIFRNQGKRGSGLTCSTRADALAAECGVRTPTKESASEEIPLTGREREVVAVLAAVTPMPSNRDIADRLSLSIRTVEGHIYRAMNKTGTTTREELAELLRRRRP; from the coding sequence GTGCGGTTGAAGTGGCCACTGGTGGGACGAGCAGCGGAGATCCAGACAATCCGCCAGGCCGTCACGTCACCGGAACTGCGCGGCATCGTGGTGTCCGGACCGGCCGGCGTCGGCAAGAGCCGGCTCACGCGGGATGCGCTGAACGGTAGCTCGGCACGGTGGATCGTCGGCACCACCGCGGCGCGCACCCTGCCGCTGGGCGCCTTTGCCGCATGGGCGCCCGACCCCGATGGTGACCGGCTGCAGTTGGTGCGCGGCGTCATCGACGCGGTGACCGCGACCGCGACCGGTGCGCCGGCAGTCATCGGCGTCGACGATGCCCATCTGCTCGACGATCTCTCCGCCTTCGTGCTGCATCAGATCGTGCAGCGGGGCACCGGCCGCGTGGCGCTGACCGTACGCGACGGCGAACCGGTCCCCGACACCGTCCGCGAGATATGGAAGGACCATCCCTTCGATCGGTTGGAGCTACGTCCGCTGCGCCAGCCCGACAGTTCGGCACTGCTCACGGCGGTGCTGGACGGACCCGTCGATGAGTTCGCGGCGCAACGGCTTTGGGATCTGACCCAGGGAAACGCGCTCTATCTCCGCAATATCGTCGAGCATGAACTCGCCGAGGGCAGACTGGTGTTTCGCGATGACCGCTGGCAGTGGCTGGGGCGCCCGGTCCTGCCGACCGGGCTGGTCGAGCTCATCGAATCACGGTTCCGTGATCTCGAACCGTCGGTCGGGGAGGCCATCGACGCACTCGCGGTCGCCGAACCGCTCGACCTCGCCGTCCTGCAGCGGGTCACCTCCGTGGACGCGGTCGAGGCAGCCAACGTCCGCGAACTGGTGGTGCTACAGGACACCGCCGAAGGCGTGCAGGCCCGAATCGCCCACCCGCTCTACGGCGAATTGCGACGCAACCGTTGCCCGGCGGCCACCCTGCGCCGGTTACGCGGCCGGATCGCCACCGAGCTGACGACGCGCAACCAGGCCGACGATCTGCGGGCGACCGTCCGGCGCGCCACCCTGCTGATCGACTCGGACCTGGCCCCCGATCCCGACCTGCTGGTGCGGGCCACCCGCGGTGCCATCAGGCTTGCCGACCTCGCGCTGGCCGAGCGGCTCGCGGCGGCCGCCCAACAGGCCGGTGCTGGCCCGGAGGCCACCTACCTACGAGCGCACGCGTTGTCCTGGCTGTTCCGTGGCCAGGAAGCCGAGGACATCCTGGCGGCGCTGGACACCGCGGCGCTGTCGGACACCGAACGCGCCGGCTTCGCGCACCTGCGCGCCTCCAACCTGCTCTGGGCACTGCACCGACCGGACGAAGCCAAGGCGCACACCGACACGGTCGCCGCCGACCTCGACGCGGCGGGCAGGCAGTGGCTGGACGCCTTCCGCACCGTGTACTGGTTCGCGATGGACCGACCCGATGACGCCGAGCGGGTCGCCGCATCGGTCGACCTGGACTCCCTGCCGGAAGCGCTGCGCGGGGAGACCGCATGGGCCCTGGCCACCATCGCCGCCGATGCCGGCCGCACGACCTCAGCCTGCGAGCTCGTTGCGCTGGGCTACCGGACGGCGGTGCACGGCGCCTTCGATACACCGCACATCAGGTTCAACCTGGCCGACTCCGAACTGACCGCCCTGATGCTCGCCGGCCGCATCGAGGATGCCGGTCAGGTGGCCGAACGGGTCGCGTCCGAGGCCACCGACCTACCCGGCACCGCCCACTCCCTCGGACCGGCGATAGCCGCCCGCGCCGCGCTGGCGCACGGTGACATCACCGGGGCGACAGCGCTTTTCCGCCAGATCGCCACGGTGATGGCCGGACACGAGAAGGGGTGGGGTTTCCGTTACGGCATCGCCCATGCGACAGCGTTGGCCATGCGGGGTGCCGCCGATGATGCCGAGGCCATCCTCGATCGGCTCGATGCGCTGGACCGCCCCTTCCGTCCCTTGCGTTACGAGCGTGCCGTGGCGCGCGCCTGGGTGGCGGCAGCGCGCGGCTGGATCAGCCAGGCCACCGCGGCACTGTCGACCGCCGCCCACGAGGCCGGCGCCGAGCACAGGTTCGCCGCCGAGGTGTGGTGTCGACAGCTGGCCACCCAGTTCGGCGACCGCGGCCATGTCGATCGGCTGACCGAACTGTGCCACCTGGTGGAAGGCCCGCGGGCCGACCTGGCCGCCCGGTTCGCCACCGCACTGCGCGCCGGCGATGCGGCCGAACTGTGCGCGGTGTCAGAGGAATTCGAGAAGATCGGCGACCGCGTCGCCGCGCTCGATGCCGCCGCCCACGCGGCCACGATCTTCCGCAATCAGGGTAAGCGAGGATCGGGTCTGACCTGTTCGACGCGGGCCGACGCGCTGGCGGCCGAGTGCGGCGTGCGCACCCCGACCAAGGAGTCGGCCAGCGAGGAGATACCGCTGACCGGCCGGGAGCGCGAGGTGGTCGCCGTGCTCGCGGCAGTGACACCGATGCCGAGCAACCGCGATATCGCCGACCGGCTCAGCCTGTCGATCAGGACCGTCGAGGGCCACATCTACCGGGCGATGAACAAGACCGGCACGACGACCCGCGAAGAGCTGGCCGAACTGCTGCGTCGGCGCCGCCCATAG